A window of Aquitalea denitrificans contains these coding sequences:
- a CDS encoding ParB/RepB/Spo0J family partition protein: MAKLKGLGRGLDALLATSAVADDRLTTLSIDLIRPGKYQPRSHMNEAALDELAASIRAQGVIQPVVVREVGLGEYELIAGERRWRAARKAGLAEVPAVVKTVADEAALAMALIENIQRQELDPIEEAQGLKRLISEFGLTHESAADAVGRSRSAVSNLLRLLALPEPVQTMLHQNQLEMGHARALLALPVVQQLELAHEAVDKGWSVREVERRVQQLSDQKTTLPVAEKRRDPDITRLEQEVSERIGAKVSIRHGARGQGRLQVEYANLDDLERLLEKLQAKSNK, from the coding sequence ATGGCCAAACTCAAAGGACTCGGGCGCGGTCTAGACGCGCTCCTCGCCACCAGCGCAGTGGCGGACGACCGCCTCACCACGCTTTCCATCGATCTGATCCGCCCCGGCAAATACCAGCCGCGCAGCCATATGAATGAAGCCGCACTGGACGAGCTGGCGGCGTCCATTCGCGCCCAGGGCGTGATCCAGCCGGTGGTGGTGCGTGAAGTGGGCTTGGGTGAGTACGAGCTGATTGCCGGTGAGCGCCGCTGGCGTGCCGCCCGCAAAGCAGGTTTGGCCGAAGTGCCTGCCGTGGTGAAAACGGTGGCCGACGAAGCGGCGTTGGCCATGGCGCTGATCGAAAACATCCAACGCCAGGAGCTGGACCCTATCGAAGAAGCGCAGGGTCTGAAGCGATTGATCAGCGAATTCGGCCTGACGCACGAGTCAGCTGCCGATGCAGTGGGCCGCTCACGCAGTGCGGTATCCAACCTGTTGCGCCTGCTGGCACTGCCAGAGCCGGTGCAGACCATGCTGCATCAGAATCAGCTGGAAATGGGTCATGCCCGTGCCTTGCTGGCCTTGCCGGTGGTACAGCAGCTGGAGCTGGCGCATGAGGCGGTGGACAAGGGTTGGTCGGTGCGTGAGGTGGAGCGGCGCGTACAACAATTGTCTGACCAAAAAACCACACTGCCGGTAGCGGAAAAGCGGAGAGATCCGGATATCACCCGGCTTGAGCAGGAGGTGTCCGAGCGCATCGGTGCCAAGGTCAGCATCCGCCACGGTGCACGTGGGCAGGGACGTTTGCAGGTGGAGTATGCCAACCTGGACGACCTCGAACGATTGCTTGAAAAACTTCAAGCAAAATCAAACAAATGA
- a CDS encoding ATP synthase subunit I yields the protein MQNPEVGRVLRLQAKLLVVAVLLGAVLSAGTVAVPVSVLLGGLSALIPAAVYARIAYAKRHVPPAVLMKAHFMAEAVKFILTVLMFGASLVFFKDLSVVGLLAGFFATVSGYWLGLLIK from the coding sequence ATGCAAAATCCGGAAGTCGGGCGCGTACTGCGCCTGCAAGCAAAACTGCTTGTAGTGGCCGTACTACTTGGTGCCGTGCTTAGCGCCGGCACCGTTGCTGTTCCGGTGTCGGTTCTGCTTGGGGGACTGTCGGCGCTGATTCCCGCCGCAGTTTATGCAAGAATCGCCTACGCCAAGCGGCATGTCCCACCTGCGGTGCTGATGAAGGCGCACTTCATGGCAGAGGCAGTCAAATTCATTCTGACTGTCTTAATGTTTGGTGCATCTTTGGTGTTTTTCAAGGATTTATCGGTAGTGGGTTTGCTGGCAGGCTTTTTTGCCACGGTGTCCGGCTACTGGTTAGGGCTTCTAATCAAATAA
- the atpB gene encoding F0F1 ATP synthase subunit A: MASNAIEYINHHLTFWNSDPSPARGFWSLHVDTFSVSLFLAFVFAGVFAMVARRASLENPGKLQLFVESIIELVDTQVKEIFHAKSNVIAPLALTIFCWIFLMNAMDMLPVDLLPNIAQWIGHTFFGLEAHHVYFRSVPSADVNATFAMSLSVFLCIIGFSIKAKGLGGWGKELLTAPFHTHNPIGAIILAPLNFIFQLVELAAKPISLSLRLFGNLYAGELIFILIALLPWGAQWILGAPWAIFHILIITLQAFVFMMLTIVYLSLAVEAH, translated from the coding sequence ATGGCAAGCAACGCAATTGAGTACATTAATCACCACCTTACATTCTGGAACTCCGATCCGTCCCCGGCTCGCGGTTTCTGGAGCCTGCACGTAGACACCTTCTCCGTTTCCCTGTTCCTGGCTTTCGTGTTCGCCGGCGTGTTCGCCATGGTGGCCCGTCGTGCCAGCCTGGAAAATCCGGGCAAGTTGCAGCTGTTTGTCGAATCCATCATCGAATTGGTCGATACCCAGGTAAAAGAAATTTTCCATGCCAAGAGCAATGTCATCGCCCCGCTGGCGCTGACCATCTTCTGCTGGATCTTCCTGATGAACGCCATGGACATGTTGCCGGTTGACCTGCTGCCGAACATTGCCCAGTGGATCGGTCACACCTTCTTCGGTCTGGAAGCGCATCACGTTTATTTCCGTTCGGTACCGTCTGCTGACGTGAATGCCACCTTTGCCATGTCGCTGTCCGTATTCCTGTGCATCATCGGCTTCTCCATCAAGGCCAAGGGCCTGGGCGGCTGGGGCAAGGAACTGCTGACCGCACCGTTCCACACCCACAACCCGATTGGTGCCATCATCCTGGCCCCGCTGAACTTCATTTTTCAGCTGGTCGAACTGGCCGCCAAGCCGATCTCTCTCTCGCTTCGTTTGTTCGGTAACCTGTATGCCGGCGAACTGATCTTCATCCTGATCGCACTGCTGCCTTGGGGTGCGCAGTGGATCCTGGGTGCGCCGTGGGCCATTTTCCACATTCTGATCATCACCCTGCAGGCCTTCGTGTTCATGATGCTGACCATCGTGTACCTGAGCCTGGCTGTGGAAGCGCACTAA
- the atpE gene encoding F0F1 ATP synthase subunit C encodes MEALVSQIQSMTAIAAALIIGLGALGTAIGFAILGGKFLEASARQPEMIPVLQTKLFIIAGLLDAISMIGVGVAMLYTFSNPFLSAAKAALGG; translated from the coding sequence ATGGAAGCACTCGTTTCTCAGATTCAGTCGATGACCGCTATCGCAGCTGCTCTGATCATTGGCCTGGGCGCTCTGGGTACTGCTATCGGTTTCGCCATTCTGGGTGGCAAATTCCTCGAGGCCTCCGCCCGTCAACCGGAAATGATCCCGGTTCTGCAAACCAAACTGTTCATTATCGCCGGTCTGCTGGACGCGATTTCCATGATCGGTGTGGGTGTTGCCATGCTGTACACCTTCAGCAACCCGTTCCTGTCCGCTGCCAAAGCAGCTCTGGGTGGCTAA
- a CDS encoding F0F1 ATP synthase subunit B, with protein sequence MEFNVTLLGQAITFAILVWFTMKFVWPPLTNMMDERAKRIADGLAAAERGKQDLEAAEKRVADEVRKAKQQAMEIIATAEKRATQIVDEAKDNASTEGARIVADAKGQIDQEVMRAKEALREHVAQLAVIGAEKILRKEIDAAKHADLLSSIKAEF encoded by the coding sequence GTGGAATTTAACGTAACACTACTGGGCCAGGCGATCACGTTCGCCATCCTGGTATGGTTCACCATGAAGTTTGTTTGGCCTCCGCTTACCAATATGATGGATGAGCGTGCCAAGCGTATTGCAGATGGCCTGGCCGCTGCAGAACGTGGCAAGCAAGATCTGGAAGCCGCTGAAAAGCGCGTTGCGGACGAAGTTCGCAAGGCCAAGCAGCAAGCAATGGAAATCATTGCTACTGCCGAGAAGCGTGCTACCCAGATCGTGGACGAAGCCAAGGACAATGCCAGCACCGAAGGTGCCCGTATTGTGGCTGACGCCAAGGGTCAGATCGATCAGGAAGTGATGCGTGCCAAGGAAGCCCTGCGTGAGCATGTGGCCCAGCTGGCCGTTATCGGCGCAGAGAAGATCCTGCGCAAAGAGATCGATGCAGCCAAGCACGCCGACCTGCTTTCCTCCATCAAAGCGGAGTTTTAA
- a CDS encoding F0F1 ATP synthase subunit delta: MAELITVARPYAEAVYSLATETRTLDQWSDALAWLAAMVNNPDMVEVVTNPKHTAKEVEALMLDVLGERANESVKNFLVALIENHRLMLLPHIASQFELFKAEAENIVDAQVETAFPLTEEQKAELTSTLSKQYGKTVRLDVRDNADLIGGVRVLVGDDVIDSSVRGKLQAMAASLKN, from the coding sequence ATGGCAGAACTCATTACCGTCGCAAGGCCCTACGCCGAAGCGGTATACAGCCTCGCCACCGAAACGCGTACGCTGGACCAGTGGTCCGATGCGCTTGCGTGGCTGGCTGCCATGGTGAACAACCCGGATATGGTTGAAGTTGTCACCAATCCGAAACATACCGCAAAAGAGGTTGAGGCGCTGATGCTGGACGTCCTCGGCGAGCGAGCCAATGAAAGTGTAAAAAACTTTCTGGTCGCCCTGATCGAGAACCACCGCCTGATGCTGCTGCCGCATATCGCCAGTCAGTTTGAACTGTTCAAGGCCGAAGCGGAAAACATCGTTGATGCGCAAGTTGAAACGGCGTTCCCGCTGACCGAAGAACAGAAAGCCGAACTCACCAGCACGCTTTCCAAGCAGTACGGCAAAACCGTGCGTCTTGATGTGCGTGACAATGCCGATCTGATCGGTGGTGTGCGCGTGCTGGTCGGTGACGATGTCATCGACAGTTCCGTGCGCGGCAAGCTGCAAGCGATGGCGGCAAGCCTCAAGAATTAG
- the atpA gene encoding F0F1 ATP synthase subunit alpha, producing MQLNPSEISDLIKAKIQNLAEGAEVRTKGTVISVTDGIVRVHGLADVMQGEMLEFPGNTYGLAMNLERDFVGAVVLGEYEHISEGDEVKCTGRILEVPVGPELVGRVVNALGQPIDGKGPINAKLSSPIEKIAPGVIARQSVSQPMQTGLKAIDSMVPVGRGQRELIIGDRQTGKTAVALDAIINQKGTGVVCIYVAVGQKASSIANVVRKLEEHGALGHTIIVAATASEAAALQFIAPYSGCAMGEYFRDRGEDALIVYDDLSKQAVAYRQISLLLRRPPGREAYPGDVFYLHSRLLERASRINADEVEKLTNGEVKGKTGSLTALPIIETQAGDVSAFVPTNVISITDGQIFLESDLFNAGIRPAINAGISVSRVGGAAQTKVIKKLGGGIRLALAQYRELAAFSQFASDLDEATRKQLQHGEVVTELMKQKQFVPLATAEMALTLWAVNKGSYEDVPVKKALAFEAEFLAYVRANHSDLLATVNASGDLSGDNEKVLAKAMESFKAGYSFN from the coding sequence ATGCAGTTGAACCCCTCTGAAATCAGCGATCTGATCAAGGCCAAGATTCAGAACCTGGCTGAAGGCGCTGAAGTCCGTACCAAGGGTACGGTAATTTCCGTGACCGACGGTATCGTTCGTGTCCACGGTCTGGCAGACGTGATGCAGGGCGAAATGCTCGAGTTCCCGGGCAACACCTACGGCCTCGCCATGAACCTGGAGCGCGACTTTGTCGGCGCCGTGGTTCTGGGTGAGTACGAACACATTTCCGAAGGCGACGAAGTCAAGTGTACCGGTCGCATTCTGGAAGTGCCGGTAGGTCCGGAACTGGTGGGCCGTGTTGTCAATGCCCTGGGCCAGCCGATTGACGGCAAGGGTCCGATCAACGCCAAGCTGTCCAGCCCGATCGAAAAGATCGCGCCGGGTGTGATTGCGCGTCAGTCGGTATCCCAGCCGATGCAGACCGGCCTGAAGGCGATTGACTCCATGGTACCGGTAGGCCGTGGCCAGCGTGAGCTGATCATTGGCGACCGTCAGACCGGCAAGACCGCCGTTGCTCTGGATGCCATCATCAATCAAAAAGGCACTGGCGTTGTTTGTATCTACGTAGCCGTAGGTCAAAAAGCCTCCTCCATTGCCAACGTGGTACGCAAGCTGGAAGAGCACGGTGCACTGGGTCACACCATCATCGTAGCCGCTACCGCTTCCGAAGCCGCTGCCCTGCAGTTCATCGCCCCGTACTCCGGTTGCGCGATGGGCGAATACTTCCGCGACCGTGGCGAAGATGCACTGATCGTATACGATGACTTGTCCAAGCAAGCCGTTGCCTACCGTCAGATCTCCCTGCTGCTGCGTCGTCCGCCGGGCCGTGAAGCTTACCCGGGTGACGTTTTCTACCTGCACTCCCGTCTGCTGGAACGCGCTTCCCGCATCAACGCGGACGAAGTAGAAAAACTGACCAACGGCGAAGTGAAGGGCAAGACCGGTTCCCTGACCGCCCTGCCTATCATCGAAACCCAGGCTGGTGACGTTTCCGCCTTCGTTCCGACCAACGTGATTTCCATCACCGACGGCCAGATCTTCCTGGAATCCGACCTCTTCAACGCAGGTATCCGTCCGGCCATCAACGCCGGTATCTCGGTATCCCGCGTGGGTGGTGCGGCCCAGACCAAGGTCATCAAGAAGCTCGGTGGCGGTATCCGTCTGGCTCTGGCCCAGTACCGTGAACTGGCTGCATTCTCGCAGTTCGCTTCCGATCTGGACGAAGCAACCCGCAAGCAGCTGCAACACGGTGAAGTGGTTACCGAACTGATGAAGCAGAAGCAGTTCGTGCCGCTGGCCACTGCCGAAATGGCACTGACCCTGTGGGCTGTGAACAAGGGCAGCTACGAAGACGTTCCGGTGAAGAAGGCCCTGGCATTCGAAGCTGAGTTCCTCGCTTACGTGCGTGCGAACCACAGCGACCTGCTGGCCACCGTTAACGCTTCGGGCGATTTGTCCGGCGACAACGAGAAGGTACTGGCCAAGGCGATGGAATCGTTCAAGGCTGGCTACAGCTTCAACTGA
- the atpG gene encoding F0F1 ATP synthase subunit gamma encodes MAVGKEILTKIRSVQNTQKITRAMQMVSTSKMRKTQERMRAARPYAEKVRTVMAHLAQANADLGHPLLARRDVVKRAGIILVSSDKGLCGGLNVNSFKRFYAKVKELQEQNVEIDVCCLGQKAVAACQRARLNVVASAVQLGDVPKMDKLIGPLTVLFKQYAEGELDAVYIVYSGFINTMKQEPTLEQLLPLTPQHMVVEHSHSWDYLYEPDAPSLMEFLVKRYLESVVYQALAENMASEQAARMVAMKAATDNAGNTIKQLRLVYNKARQAAITTELSEIVAGAAAV; translated from the coding sequence ATGGCAGTCGGTAAAGAGATTCTCACCAAGATCCGAAGCGTGCAAAACACGCAGAAGATCACTCGCGCGATGCAAATGGTGTCAACCTCCAAGATGCGCAAAACGCAAGAGCGTATGCGCGCTGCCCGTCCTTATGCTGAGAAGGTGCGCACGGTTATGGCGCACCTTGCTCAGGCAAACGCGGATCTTGGTCATCCACTGCTTGCACGCCGTGACGTTGTCAAGCGCGCTGGTATCATCCTGGTTTCCTCCGACAAGGGCCTGTGTGGCGGCCTGAACGTGAACTCGTTCAAGCGCTTCTATGCCAAGGTCAAGGAACTGCAGGAACAGAACGTCGAAATCGACGTGTGCTGCCTCGGCCAAAAAGCCGTTGCCGCCTGCCAGCGTGCTCGCCTCAATGTCGTGGCAAGCGCAGTCCAGCTCGGCGATGTGCCGAAGATGGACAAACTAATTGGCCCGCTTACAGTGCTGTTCAAACAGTACGCTGAAGGCGAACTGGACGCGGTTTACATCGTCTACTCCGGTTTCATCAACACGATGAAACAGGAACCGACGCTCGAACAGCTCCTGCCGTTGACTCCGCAACACATGGTGGTGGAGCACTCGCATTCGTGGGATTACCTCTACGAACCGGATGCCCCCAGCCTGATGGAGTTCTTGGTCAAGCGTTACCTGGAGTCGGTGGTTTATCAGGCTCTGGCCGAAAATATGGCTTCCGAACAGGCAGCGCGTATGGTGGCCATGAAAGCTGCAACCGACAACGCAGGTAATACGATCAAGCAGCTGCGCCTTGTGTACAACAAGGCCCGTCAAGCGGCGATTACCACTGAGCTGTCTGAGATTGTGGCTGGTGCCGCAGCGGTGTAA
- the atpD gene encoding F0F1 ATP synthase subunit beta: MSQGKIVQIIGAVIDVEFPRDAMPKVYDALKLVDADLTLEVQQQLGDGVVRTIAMGSSDGLKRGMAVANTGAPISVPVGNATLGRIMDVLGNPVDEAGPVATDARRAIHQSAPKFDELSSATDLLETGIKVIDLLCPFAKGGKVGLFGGAGVGKTVNMMELINNIAKAHSGLSVFAGVGERTREGNDFYHEMKDSNVLDKVAMVYGQMNEPPGNRLRVALTGLTMAEHFRDEKDASGKGRDVLLFVDNIYRYTLAGTEVSALLGRMPSAVGYQPTLAEEMGRLQERITSTKDGSITSIQAVYVPADDLTDPSPATTFAHLDATVVLSRDIAALGIYPAVDPLDSTSRQLDPLVVGDEHYSVARGVQSTLQRYKELRDIIAILGMDELSEDDKLVVARARKIQRFLSQPFHVAEVFTGSPGKYVSLRDTIKGFKAILAGEYDHLPEQAFYMVGSIEEAAEKAKTL, from the coding sequence ATGAGCCAAGGCAAAATCGTACAAATCATTGGTGCGGTGATCGACGTGGAATTCCCGCGCGACGCCATGCCGAAGGTTTATGATGCCCTGAAGCTGGTTGACGCTGACCTGACGCTCGAAGTCCAGCAACAGCTGGGCGACGGCGTGGTCCGTACCATTGCGATGGGTAGCTCGGACGGCCTGAAGCGTGGCATGGCAGTAGCCAACACCGGTGCACCGATTTCGGTGCCGGTTGGTAACGCCACCCTGGGTCGCATCATGGACGTACTGGGTAACCCGGTTGACGAAGCTGGTCCGGTGGCTACCGACGCACGTCGCGCCATTCACCAGTCTGCTCCGAAGTTTGACGAGCTGTCTTCCGCTACCGACCTGTTGGAAACCGGCATCAAGGTGATCGACCTGCTCTGCCCGTTTGCCAAGGGTGGTAAGGTTGGTCTGTTCGGTGGTGCCGGTGTAGGCAAGACCGTGAACATGATGGAACTGATCAACAACATCGCGAAGGCCCACTCCGGTCTGTCCGTGTTCGCTGGTGTAGGTGAGCGTACCCGTGAAGGTAACGACTTCTACCACGAAATGAAGGACTCCAACGTACTGGACAAGGTTGCGATGGTGTATGGCCAGATGAACGAGCCGCCGGGTAACCGTCTGCGCGTTGCACTGACCGGTCTGACCATGGCCGAGCATTTCCGTGACGAGAAGGACGCCTCCGGCAAGGGCCGTGACGTTCTGCTGTTCGTAGATAACATCTACCGTTACACCCTGGCCGGTACCGAAGTATCCGCTCTGCTGGGCCGTATGCCTTCCGCAGTGGGTTACCAGCCGACGCTGGCCGAAGAAATGGGCCGTCTGCAAGAACGTATTACCTCGACCAAGGATGGTTCCATTACCTCCATCCAGGCCGTATACGTACCTGCGGATGACTTGACCGACCCGTCTCCGGCAACCACCTTCGCCCACTTGGACGCTACCGTGGTTCTGTCGCGTGACATCGCTGCCCTGGGTATCTACCCGGCCGTGGATCCGCTGGACTCGACCTCGCGTCAGCTGGACCCGCTGGTGGTTGGTGACGAGCACTACTCCGTAGCCCGTGGCGTGCAATCCACGCTGCAGCGCTACAAGGAACTGCGCGACATCATCGCGATTCTGGGTATGGACGAGCTGTCGGAAGACGACAAGCTGGTGGTGGCACGCGCACGTAAGATCCAGCGCTTCCTGTCCCAGCCTTTCCACGTAGCTGAAGTATTTACCGGTTCCCCGGGCAAATACGTCTCCCTGCGCGACACCATCAAGGGCTTCAAGGCGATTCTCGCTGGCGAATACGACCACCTGCCGGAACAAGCGTTCTACATGGTTGGCTCTATTGAAGAAGCCGCTGAGAAAGCCAAGACCCTTTAA
- a CDS encoding F0F1 ATP synthase subunit epsilon, which produces MSKMHVEVVSTEELIYSGEAEFLVAPALEGEIGVYPRHVPLLTRIKPGVLRMTVPGSKEEVLVAVSGGMLEVQPTHITVLADTAIRGEDLDEARANEAKRTAEESLQHATDDLSTAKAHAALAVAIAQLKALDYLKKRVH; this is translated from the coding sequence ATGTCCAAGATGCATGTGGAAGTGGTAAGCACTGAAGAACTCATCTACTCGGGTGAAGCCGAGTTTCTGGTTGCCCCGGCGCTGGAAGGTGAGATCGGTGTCTATCCGCGACACGTGCCGCTCCTGACCCGTATCAAACCCGGTGTATTGCGCATGACCGTGCCGGGTAGCAAGGAAGAAGTGTTGGTGGCTGTCTCCGGCGGCATGCTGGAAGTACAGCCCACCCACATCACCGTTCTGGCTGATACGGCGATCCGCGGCGAGGATCTCGACGAAGCGCGCGCCAATGAGGCCAAGCGTACTGCAGAGGAATCCCTGCAGCATGCAACCGACGACCTGAGCACGGCAAAGGCTCACGCTGCCCTGGCAGTTGCCATTGCCCAGCTCAAGGCGCTGGACTACCTCAAGAAACGCGTGCACTAA
- the glmU gene encoding bifunctional UDP-N-acetylglucosamine diphosphorylase/glucosamine-1-phosphate N-acetyltransferase GlmU translates to MDSLSIVILAAGKGTRMYSAMPKVLHPIGGAPMLARVIATARSLNPSQLVVVYGFGGDQVRQTIKDEDIVWAEQAEQLGTGHALKMALPALPQTGRTLVLYGDVPLTRSETLQQLIAAAGDGMAVLTDVLEDATGYGRMLRGSDGKLKAIVEHKDCTPEQLAIREINTGMMVLPNSQLSGWLQALRNGNAQGEYYLTDVLALAVADGVAVESVSVSASWEAAGVNNKLQLAELERILQQNQARALLTAGVTLADPARIDIRGSLKHGRDVSIDINCVFEGQVELGDNVEIGANCVLKNVKIAAGSRIAAFSHLEDAVVGADCRIGPYARLRPGAALSDEVHIGNFVEIKKSTVGLGSKVNHLTYIGDAEIGSKVNVGAGSVTCNYDGVNKFKTVIEDNVFVGSGTLMVAPVTLEAGATVGAGSVISRTAPADTLTVARARQISIPGWKRPQKKS, encoded by the coding sequence ATGGACAGCCTCAGTATTGTCATTCTGGCGGCAGGCAAGGGTACCCGCATGTACTCTGCCATGCCCAAGGTATTGCACCCCATCGGTGGCGCACCGATGCTCGCCCGCGTCATTGCTACCGCCCGCTCGCTGAATCCATCCCAGTTGGTGGTGGTGTACGGCTTTGGTGGTGATCAGGTACGCCAAACCATCAAGGACGAAGATATTGTCTGGGCCGAACAGGCCGAGCAGCTGGGTACCGGCCACGCATTGAAAATGGCGCTACCAGCCTTGCCGCAAACGGGCAGGACGCTGGTACTGTACGGCGATGTGCCGCTCACCCGCAGTGAAACACTGCAACAGCTGATTGCCGCGGCTGGTGATGGCATGGCGGTGCTCACCGACGTGCTGGAAGATGCTACTGGCTATGGCCGCATGCTGCGTGGCAGCGACGGCAAACTCAAGGCCATTGTCGAACACAAGGATTGCACGCCGGAGCAACTGGCCATCCGTGAAATCAATACCGGCATGATGGTGCTGCCAAACAGCCAGCTGTCAGGCTGGCTGCAAGCCCTGCGCAATGGCAATGCCCAGGGCGAATATTATCTGACGGACGTGCTGGCACTGGCCGTGGCCGATGGCGTTGCGGTGGAAAGCGTCAGTGTGTCCGCATCGTGGGAAGCCGCCGGGGTGAACAACAAGCTGCAACTGGCCGAGCTGGAGCGCATCCTGCAGCAGAACCAGGCCCGTGCGCTGCTGACTGCCGGCGTCACGCTGGCCGACCCGGCCCGCATCGATATCCGTGGCAGCCTGAAGCATGGCCGCGACGTCAGTATCGACATCAACTGCGTATTCGAAGGCCAGGTCGAGCTGGGCGACAATGTCGAGATCGGTGCCAACTGCGTGCTGAAAAACGTCAAGATCGCTGCAGGCAGCCGTATTGCCGCCTTCTCGCATCTGGAAGATGCCGTAGTCGGGGCGGATTGCCGCATCGGCCCGTATGCCCGCCTGCGTCCGGGAGCGGCATTGTCCGACGAAGTGCATATCGGCAATTTTGTCGAAATCAAAAAGAGTACGGTTGGCCTGGGTTCTAAGGTCAATCACCTCACCTATATTGGCGATGCCGAGATCGGCAGCAAGGTGAACGTGGGAGCCGGCTCGGTCACCTGCAATTACGATGGCGTCAACAAGTTCAAGACCGTGATCGAAGACAATGTGTTTGTCGGTTCCGGCACCTTGATGGTGGCACCGGTCACACTGGAAGCAGGCGCTACAGTTGGTGCCGGCTCGGTCATCAGTCGTACGGCCCCGGCAGATACGCTTACCGTGGCACGCGCTCGCCAGATCAGTATCCCCGGCTGGAAGCGCCCACAGAAAAAGAGCTGA
- a CDS encoding DeoR/GlpR family DNA-binding transcription regulator: protein MTKRNTQQRRHAIATLVQERGEVSVDELTRRFATSEVTIRKDLALLETGGLLLRRYGGAVSLPSEMAVEPEVGVVSDRKLDIARAAAERIRDHNRIIIDSGTTTSGMIPLLSSKRGLVVMTNSLNVAAALRELENEPTLLMTGGTWDPHSESFQGQVAEQVLRSYDFDQLFVGADGIDLERGTTTFNELVGLSRVMAEVAREVIVMVESDKIGRRIPNLELPWHNIHTLITDEALPAESREIIQAKGITLICAPAGSDSARRK from the coding sequence ATGACAAAACGAAATACCCAGCAACGCCGCCACGCCATCGCCACTCTTGTACAGGAGCGGGGCGAGGTGAGTGTTGACGAACTGACACGCCGCTTTGCCACCTCAGAAGTGACCATCCGCAAGGACCTGGCCCTGCTGGAAACCGGTGGTTTGCTGCTGCGCCGCTATGGCGGTGCAGTATCGCTGCCTAGCGAAATGGCGGTAGAGCCGGAGGTGGGTGTGGTGTCCGACCGCAAGCTGGATATCGCCCGCGCAGCAGCAGAGCGCATTCGCGACCACAACCGCATCATCATCGACAGCGGTACCACCACCAGCGGCATGATTCCCTTGCTCAGCAGCAAGCGTGGCCTGGTGGTGATGACCAACTCGCTGAATGTTGCCGCGGCATTGCGCGAGCTGGAAAACGAACCAACGCTGCTGATGACTGGCGGCACCTGGGACCCGCACTCCGAATCGTTTCAGGGGCAGGTGGCCGAACAGGTGTTGCGCTCTTATGACTTCGACCAGCTGTTTGTCGGTGCCGATGGTATCGACCTGGAACGCGGCACCACGACTTTCAACGAGCTGGTTGGCTTGTCACGGGTGATGGCAGAGGTGGCACGCGAAGTTATCGTAATGGTGGAGTCGGACAAGATAGGCCGCCGCATTCCCAATCTGGAATTGCCGTGGCACAACATTCACACCCTGATTACCGATGAGGCACTGCCTGCGGAGTCCAGGGAAATCATTCAGGCCAAGGGCATCACGCTGATCTGTGCGCCCGCTGGCAGCGATAGCGCAAGGAGAAAATAA